GCAGTTCAAACAATATCCAGTCGAGGTGTAAGTGGATTAGATGCGGTTATAGTCAGTATTACCAAATTTCAAGGAGGAAATACTTGGAATGTTATTCCCGAAACGGTAGAAATGGAGGGAACGGTTAGAACGCTCACTCCAGATATTAGAGCTAAAGTTAAAAAGCTGCTAAAAAATATTACGGAAAATATTGCTTCTGCCTTAGGCGCGCAAGCTGAGCTACGCTGGTTTGATGGTCCACCATCCATTATTAATGATGCTAAATGGGTTGAATTTGCCAAACAAGTTGCTAAACATGCAAATTATGAAATCGTCGACTTTAAACCTCAACTTGGTGGCGAAGATTTTGCTCATTACTTACACCATGTTCCTGGCGCCTTTATTAACCTTGGTTCACAAAGCCCTTACGCAGTACATCATCCTAAATTTCAGCTTAATCGAGATATGATAATGCCTGCGGTTAAATATTTATCTGAACTTGCCAAGCAAGCACTAATCCAATTAGCACAAGATAAAAAGTAGGCGGTAACTCATGATTAAATTTGAAAATGTATCAAAACAATACGAGCGCAATGGCATTACTACCCAAGCATTAAATAATATTAATCTAACTATAGCGAAAGGTGATATTTATGGCATTATCGGTTACAGCGGTGCAGGAAAAAGCACACTTGTTCGTTTAATTAACTTTCTTGAAAGACCCACTGAAGGTAGTGTCAGGATTCACAATCAATTACTTAATCAACTATCTAGTCAAGAGTTACGCCAAGTTCGTCGAAAAATCGGCATGATCTTCCAGCATTTTAATTTACTTGAATCAAAAACCGTATTTGAAAATGTTGCCATTCCATTAGTCCTAATCAAAAAAGATAAACAAACGATTAAACAAAAAGTATATGAACTATTGGAATTTGTGGGATTAAGTGATAAAGCTAATAGCTATCCTAAAGAGCTGTCGGGAGGGCAAAAACAGCGCATAGGTATTGCGCGAGCTTTAGCTAACAATCCAGATATATTGTTGTGTGACGAAGCTACATCAGCACTTGATCCACAAACGACTCAATCCATTTTAGATTTAATAAAGCAAATCAATGAAAAATATAAAATAACCGTAGTATTAATCACTCATGAAATGAGTGTTATTGAACGAATTTGTCATAAAGTTGCCGTTATGGAAAAAGGTAACATCATCGAGCATGGTAATGTGCTTGATGTATTTGGTCACCCGAGACATCATACGACACAAAATTTTGTCAGCTCTGTGATAAACGATCAAATTCCAAGTGGTGTAGTTGAAAATTTATTAAAAATTGAAGGAAACAAAAATAATATCAAATTATTTAAATTGGAGTTTTTAGGACGTTCAGCCTCTGAGCCAGTCATTAATTCACTCATTTTACAACAAATAGTTATCGTGAATATTTTATTTGCCCATATGTCAGAAATCGAAAAAACGGTTTTAGGCAGTATGTTTGTTCAATTAAAAGGAGAAGATAACAACATTGACAAAGCGGTACACTATTTACGTGAACGTGGTGTGCAAGTTACCGAAATAAAACAATGGGAGATTAATTAAATGCAAATAATAAATAATATACTTAGTTATTTAAGCACAACATTTGCTACTACAGTCACCTCTGATCAGTTTATACAAGCATCTTACGAAACCTTGATTATGGTCGTCTTTTCATTAATATTGGGCTCATTGATTGGTATTCCACTTGGTATCTGTTTAGTAACCACTCGTCCTTCTGGTCTACTTGAAAATAAACGGGTCTATCGCATCATCAATCCAATCATTAATCTAGTACGTTCATTGCCATTTATTATTCTACTTGTGGCAATTTTGCCTTTAACAAAGTTTATTGTCGGCAGTTCAATTGGTACTACAGCAGCAATTGTTCCACTCACTTTTTATGTGGCTCCTTACATAGCTCGATTAGTGGAAAACTCGTTATTAGATGTAAAAAGTGGTATCATTGAAGCTGCTGAAGCTATGGGCGCAACACCAATCCAAATAATTTGGCACTTTATGTTACCAGAAGCTTTTAGCTCATTACTTTTAACGCTTACAACTGCCACAATTGGCTTAATTGGAGCTACCGCAATGGCAGGTGCTATTGGTGCTGGCGGTATCGGCGATTTAGCAGTTTCATACGGTTATCAACGTTTTGACACGACGGTAACTTACATCTGTGTGTTTATTTTAGTTATTGTCATTCAATTTGTACAAAGTACGGGTAACTACTTAGCCCGCAAGGCACGGCATGAATAGCTTAATTAAATGATAATATATAGAGTAAATTACACTTTTTTATTACATAAGTCCTTTTACAAAGGTCCAAATACTATTTTATTGCATATTAATAAAAAGTAATGAATGTTAAAAAGTTTCAGGTTAACTATACGTTCGAGTTTAAAACAGACTAATAAACTCGTTATAACATGTTTAAATTAGTAAGAACAGACTCACTGATAATAGGTTTAATAGATTTCATTATTTATAAATATCAAGTAAAATAGGCGAAATTTTAATTCTGGTAGTGTAGGAAATCATTGTGACTGACGCATTACAGCCCAATTTGGTCGAAATACATGATATGTCTTTCTATCGTGGAACACGACCTATTTATAAAAATATGAGTTTGACCGTTCAAAAAGGTAAAATAACTGCTATTATGGGACCTTCTGGAATTGGTAAAACTACACTATTAAGACTGATTGGTGGACAATTAAAACCACAAACAGGATTCATTTTATTTGATGGTGAAGACATACCAAGCATGTCTCGCTCAAGACTATATGAAGTACGCAAGCGCATGAGCATGCTATTCCAATCTGGCGCGTTATTTACTGACCTATCTGTATTTGATAATGTCGCTTATCCTCTGCGTGAACATCTTAAATTACCTGAACCAATATTACATAACTTGGTATTGATGAAGTTACAATCCGTAGGACTTCGCGGTGCAGCAAATATGATGCCATCAGAATTATCTGGTGGGATGGCTAGGCGAGCAGCATTAGCAAGAGCAATTGCGCTTGATCCTGATTTGATCATGTTTGATGAACCTTTTGCTGGGCAAGACCCAATTTCAATGGGTGTAATCGTTAAACTTATTTCTGAGATAAATCAATCGTTAGGATTAACATGTATCGTAGTCAGTCATGATGTAAGCGAAGTGTTGAGTATTGCCGATTACGCCTACATTGTAGCAGAACAACATATTATTGCAGGTGGTACTTCAGAACAACTACGTGACAATGATGATTTACGAGTCAAACAATTCCTGGAAGGACTTGCAGATGGGCCAGTACCTTTTCATTATCCTGCGAATGATTACAAATTGGACCTAAGCAGAGGTATAAAATAATGTCGAATTTACTCGCTAAAATGGGACAATGGTTTATAAATGTGATCGCCATGATAGGGCGCTCAGGAATAATGCTATTTGGCGCATTAATTGGTCAACCACAATTTAAAAAACAATTCCCATTACTAGTCAAACAATTCTATTTTGTTGGTGTACAATCACTATCCATTATTATCGTATCAGGTCTGTTTATTGGCATGGTACTAGCGCTACAAGGCTACTTTATTTTAACAACATTTGGTGCTGAAGCTAGTTTAGGTATGTTAGTTGCACTTGCATTGTTACGAGAGCTAGGACCTGTTGTTGCAGGATTACTTTTTGCTGGTCGTGCAGGTTCTGCCTTAACGGCTGAAATCGGTCTTATGAAAGCTACCGAGCAACTATCAAGTATGGAAATGATGGCAGTTGATCCTTTACGCCGCATTATAGCTCCACGGTTTTGGGCAGGATTTTTTAGCATGCCATTTTTAACAGCGATTTTTGTTGCGGTAGGAATCATAGGTGGCGTATTAGTTGGTGTAGATTGGAAAGGTATTGACGCAGGGTTCTTTTGGTCATCCATCCAAAGTAATGTCGATTGGTGGCATGATTTAGGTAACTGTTTTGTTAAAAGTTTTGCATTTGCTATTGCCAGTACTTGGATTGCACTTTTTAATGGATACGATTGTGTACCAACATCAGAAGGAATTAGTCGGGCAACAACTAATACAGTTGTTTATTCATCATTAGTTATTTTGGGGTTAGATTTTATTTTAACCGCATTAATGTTTAGTAATTGAGGTCATTAAACATGAGTCGTAAAGTAGAAATTACAGTAGGATTATTTATGGTGCTGGTTATTGTCTCAGTACTATTTTTATGCTTTAGAGTAACTGACCCAACATCTTTTGTTAGTCATAACTCTTATAGAGTTTATGCACAATTTGATAACATTGGTGGTTTGAAAGTACGTTCACCAATTAAAATTGGTGGTGTTGTTATTGGTCGTGTCAGTGATATAAGCTTAAAAACCACGAACAATGAAGATTATAAACCGTGGGTAACTATGGATTTAGACACTCAATATAATAAAATCCCAAAATTAAGTTCACTTTCAATTAAAACATCGGGTTTATTAGGTGAACAATTTATTGATATCAACTTTGGATTAGATCAAAGCACAGAACATGATATTGATGCTTTAGATGCACCGACATCTTCATCAAATACGGATAGTCTTAATCAAGGAGATAATCATCCTTATCTTAAAGATGGTTCTATTATATATAACACAAAACCAGCAGTGGTTATTGAAGATTTAATTGGACAATTTTTATATAGTGCGGGTGGATCATCAGATAAAGACAAAAAACAAGATAGTAATGACAATAAGGAGTAACTATGTTAACCAAATTTAAACAAACCTTTTTTTTAGTACTTACCTTAATGATAAGTGCTACAGCATTTGCAAACGATCCATATCAAGATATGCAAGTTGCAGCAGATAAAATTTTTAACACGATGAAAGCAGAGGCTTCAACACTTAAATCCGATCCGAACAAACTTAAAGATATTGTAAGAACGGATTTACTACCTTACGTGCAAGTTAAATATGCAGGAGCATTAATATTAGGTAATGCTTATAAATCAGCGACTGATGCACAACGTACGGCTTATTTTAATGCATTTGAAAACTATTTAGTACAAGCATTTGCTCAAGCACTTTCAATGTACAACGGACAAACTTATCAAGTTGAAAAATCAAAAGATTTAGGTGATAAATCACTTGTTTCAATCCGCATATTATTAAATCAGCCAGACAAAAATCAACAACCTATCCGTATCGATTTCCAATGGCGAAAAAATACTGTAACAGGTGAATGGAAAGCTTATGACCTAACCGCTGAAGGGGTTAGCATGGTTACCACTAAACAAAACGAATGGGCAACTGTTCTGCGCCAAAAAGGTATTGATGAATTAACCAAACAATTAAATGATCTATCAAATCGCAATATTGATCCTAACGCTAAATAAAAAGGCTATTTTATAATGTCGCGAATCAAAACAGATAAACAACAAGATGTATTGTACTTACAGGGTGAACTTGATGTTCACTCTTTAAATGATTTATGGACAACACAAAGCTCTATATTAAATGGTGTTAAATACATCAATTTAGGAGAGCTTACCCGGGTTGATTCTTCAGGACTCGCGACTTTAGTCTATTTTTGTATTAAATATTGTGTAAAATTAAAAAATATTAATCCACAATTACAAACTTTAATTACGTTATATGATTTACAACATGTCATTGATGATTAATATACTGGATTTTATACTGAAACATCCCCATAATCTGAAACTTTTTCACAAAAATTAAAACATACAGTTTATATTAATGATGAGTATAAATAATGGATAAACAAGAAATTATAAATAAACTAAAAAGTTCACTTGAACTTGATGATATTCATGTAATGACAGACGACGGAAGTCATTTTCAAGTTATTGCTGTTGGAGAATTATTTGCCGATCTTAGCCGTGTAAAAAAACAACAAGCTATTTATGGCCCTTTAGCAGAATTTATTAATGATAATCGTATCCATGCGCTATCCATAAAAACTTATACTCCCACTGAATGGCAACGTGAGCGCAAGCTAATGGGATTATAAGAATGATTCTTATTAACCCTTGAATAAACGTTTTTTGCCTCAATATTGTTTTCTATTAATAGAAAATATCAATATACATAAGGTATCGCAACATGACTAACCCATTATTAACAAATGCACCATTACCCCTATTTTCGAAGATTAGGCCAGAACATGTTTTACCAGCTATACAAGAAGCATTAAAAAATAGCCGAAATACGATCGAAACAGTATTAAAACAAAACAGCCAATATACTTGGGAAAATTTAATTCAACCAATTGATGAAGTGGATGAAAAATTTAGTCGTGCATGGTCACCTGTTAGTCATCTAAACTCAGTCAAAAATAGCCCTGAATTACGCGAAGCTTATGAAGCATGTTTACCACTGCTTTCTGAATTCAGCACTTGGGTTGGTCAACATAAACCTTTATATCAGGCATATAAACAACTTAAAGAAAGTGAACAATACGACAAATTAACCAAAGCTAAGAAAAAAGTTATTAATAATGCCCTGCGTGATTTTGAATTATCAGGTATTGGCTTACCAGATGAAAAACAGAAACGTTATGGTGAAATTGTTGCGAAGTTATCAGAGTTATCATCAACCTATAGCAATAATGTATTAGACGCAACTATGGGATGGTCAAAATTAATTACGGATGTAAAATCCTTGTCGGGTTTACCAGATAGTGCCCTTGCCGCAGCCCAAGAACAGGCTAAAGCTAAAGGTGAGGAAGGCTGGTTACTTACTTTAGATATCCCTAGTTATCTTCCCGTAATGACCTATTGTGATAACCGTGATCTAAGATTTGAACTCTATCAAGCTTATAATACCCGAGCATCCGATCAAGGTCCAAATGCTGGCAAATGGGATAATACTCAAATCATTAAACAAATTTTAAAATTACGTGATGAGCTAGCACAATTATTAGGATTTAATACTTACGCAGATCAATCACTTGCGACCAAAATGGCAAACTCCACCACACAAGTAATGGAATTTCTTACCGACCTAGCCACTAAAGCTAGACCACAAGGCGAAAAAGAACTTGCCCAACTCAAACGTTATGCTTATGAGTTTTTTGGTGCCAGTGATATACAACCATGGGACATCGCTTATTACAGTGAAAAACAAAAACAGCACCTGTACACCATCAATGATGAAGAGTTACGTCCATACTTCCCAGAGCAACGCGTAATTAGCGGTTTGTTTGAAGTTGTACATCGCATTTTTGGTATTACAGCGAAAGAACGCAAAGGCGTTGATGTTTGGGATTCTGAAGTTAAATTCTACGATCTTTATACTGCTAACGGTGAATTAAAAGGTAGCTTTTATCTTGACTTATATGCTCGCGAACATAAACGCGGCGGAGCTTGGATGGATGATTGTATTGGTCGTATGCACTTTGCTGACGGTCATACACAAAATCCTGTTGCTTATTTAACGTGTAATTTTAACCGCCCTATTGGTGATAAACCTGCATTATTTACCCATGACGAAGTCACTACTCTATTTCATGAATTTGGGCATGGCTTACACCACATGTTAACCGAAATTGAAGTACCGGGTGTTGCTGGTATTAATGGCGTGCCATGGGATGCAGTAGAATTACCAAGTCAATTTTTAGAAAACTGGTGCTGGGAGCCCGAGGCACTAGCGTTTATATCTGGACATTATCAAACTGGTGAGCCGTTACCAAAAGAGATGTTAGATAAAATGTTGGATGCTAAAAACTATCAAGCAGCATTATTTATTTTACGTCAGTTAGAGTTTGGTTTGTTTGACTTTACGTTACACTGTCAGAAAGATCCAGATATTTTGGAAACACTAAAAAAAGTCCGACAACAAGTAGCTGTGGTTCCAACAGTTGAATGGGGTCGATTCCCACACGCTTTCAGTCATATTTTTGCAGGTGGTTATGCTGCTGGTTACTATAGTTATTTATGGGCAGAAGTATTGTCGGCTGATGCGTTTTCACGTTTTGAAGAAGAAGGTATCTTCAATACTAACACGGGTAATGCTTTTCTTGACAATATTTTGTCACAAGGTGGCAGCGATGAACCAATGACGTTATTTAAAAATTTCCGTGGTCGTGAACCACAGCTTGAGGCATTGCTTCGTCACTATGGAATTAAGTAATACAGATACTGCTCAGCTAAAGCTATTTGCTGAGCAGTGGTTAGCCACACATACCGATCTGCCGTTCATAATTGTAAATCAAAATAACCAACTCGAATTACAAAAAAACGACGAACCAAAATTAGGCTCAATATGCGTCAATTTTCTATCTGGCGCTATGGCACATCGTCGTCAGTTTGGCGGAGGTCGAGGTGAAGCTATTGCCAAAGCAGTTGGCGTTAAAGGTGAGTATTTACCAACGGTTGTAGATGCTACCGCTGGACTGGGTCGCGACGCATTTGTACTTGCCGCTATCGGTTGTCATGTCACTATGTTTGAACGTCACCCTGTTGTTGCTGCACTGTTAGAAGATGGTCTACGGCGTGCTTATTTAGATGAAAATATGGGTGCTTGGTTACAGCAACATCTACGTCTGATTTATCACTCAAGTATTGATGGGTTATGCACTTACACTCAAACACCAGATGTGGTCTATCTTGATCCTATGTTTCCTCATCGAACCAAAAGTGCACTAGTCAAAAAAGAGATGCGCATTTTTCAACAATTAGTGGGCAGCGATGATGATTCAGACAGTTTACTTGAACCAGCAAGACAGTTAGCGAACAAAAGAGTGGTGGTTAAACGTCCTAGTTATGCGCCTTTTTTAGCCAACCAAAAACCAACAGCAGAAATTAAAACGAAAAATCACCGTTTTGATATTTATACCCCTTTAAAGTAATACAGGAATATTCATAATTTATGCGATTAGATAAGTTTCTTGCTCATCATCTCGGCATCAGTCGAACAATTGTCAATAAAGAATTAAAAGCGAAAAAAGTCACGGTCGATGGTGAAATTATAAAATCAGGTGCTTATCAATTGTCACCCGAACAGATAGTTGAATATGATGGTTATGAAATTACACCTGTAACCAATAACCGCTATTTTATGCTAAATAAGCCCCAAGGTTATGTGTGTTCAACTGAAGATCCTGATCATCCAACGATTCTTTATTTTATTGATGAGCCTATGCCTGAAAAACTTCATGCCGCGGGTAGATTGGATCTTGATACAACCGGATTGGTATTATTGACTGATGATGGTAAGTGGTCACATCGCATTACTTCTCCTAAACATCATTGTGAAAAAATCTATTTGGTAACAGTTGAGCACCCATTAACCGCAGATCTCATTGAAATTTTTAATAATGGCATTCAATTAAAAAGTGAGAAATCACTAACTAAACCAGCTAAATTAAATATTATTGATGATTTCCATGCTGAGCTTACTATTAGCGAAGGACGATATCATCAAGTTAAACGTATGTTTGCGGCTGTAGATAATCATGTGGTTGCATTACATCGTAAACAAATAGGTAATATCAAGGTCGATATTCCCGAGGGTGAATACCGTCCGCTTACCCAAGATGAGATTAATTCGTTTAATCAGAATTAAGATACTTAACAAATTTAAATACTTTAAGTATTTAAACGAAGAATTAATAGTTCAAAATCTTTTATAAAATTGCATGTGAAGTTTCCGTTTTTAAACAATATATTAATTACTTTATAGGCTAGAACAGATACAGGACTTAATAGGTGCAAGATCAACATTTACAGTTAAGAATCGATATTTCCAAAAAAAAACTGATTTTAATTCTTGGATTATTATCTATGTTAATGCCGTTATCCATAGATATGTATCTACCCAGCATGCCAACCATTGCGCAAGATTTTAATGTAGCCGATGCAACAGTACAACTTACTATTAGCTGTTATTTGTTAGGATTTTCTTTTGGACAACTTTTATTTGGCCCTATTACTGATAGCTACGGAAGGCGTTACGTTTTAATTGCAGGTCTAATTATTTTTATAGTTGCCGCATTAATTTGTGGTATTGCATCGAATATCAATCAATTAATTACTGCTCGCTTTTTTCACGGTATTGCTGCCGCTGCAACATCAATAGTAATTAATGCGTTAATGAAAGATATTTATCGTGATCGCGATGAATTTTCTAAAATGATGTCATTTGTCATGTTGATATCCAATGTTGCTCCACTCCTTGCACCGATCATTGGTGGATTTATTCTATATTGGTTTAATTGGCAAGCTAATTTTTACACTATCAGTCTAACGGCACTAATAGGGCTGGCTTTAGTTATCATCTTTATTCCA
The sequence above is drawn from the Gilliamella apicola genome and encodes:
- a CDS encoding methionine ABC transporter ATP-binding protein; protein product: MIKFENVSKQYERNGITTQALNNINLTIAKGDIYGIIGYSGAGKSTLVRLINFLERPTEGSVRIHNQLLNQLSSQELRQVRRKIGMIFQHFNLLESKTVFENVAIPLVLIKKDKQTIKQKVYELLEFVGLSDKANSYPKELSGGQKQRIGIARALANNPDILLCDEATSALDPQTTQSILDLIKQINEKYKITVVLITHEMSVIERICHKVAVMEKGNIIEHGNVLDVFGHPRHHTTQNFVSSVINDQIPSGVVENLLKIEGNKNNIKLFKLEFLGRSASEPVINSLILQQIVIVNILFAHMSEIEKTVLGSMFVQLKGEDNNIDKAVHYLRERGVQVTEIKQWEIN
- a CDS encoding methionine ABC transporter permease gives rise to the protein MQIINNILSYLSTTFATTVTSDQFIQASYETLIMVVFSLILGSLIGIPLGICLVTTRPSGLLENKRVYRIINPIINLVRSLPFIILLVAILPLTKFIVGSSIGTTAAIVPLTFYVAPYIARLVENSLLDVKSGIIEAAEAMGATPIQIIWHFMLPEAFSSLLLTLTTATIGLIGATAMAGAIGAGGIGDLAVSYGYQRFDTTVTYICVFILVIVIQFVQSTGNYLARKARHE
- the mlaF gene encoding phospholipid ABC transporter ATP-binding protein MlaF; the protein is MTDALQPNLVEIHDMSFYRGTRPIYKNMSLTVQKGKITAIMGPSGIGKTTLLRLIGGQLKPQTGFILFDGEDIPSMSRSRLYEVRKRMSMLFQSGALFTDLSVFDNVAYPLREHLKLPEPILHNLVLMKLQSVGLRGAANMMPSELSGGMARRAALARAIALDPDLIMFDEPFAGQDPISMGVIVKLISEINQSLGLTCIVVSHDVSEVLSIADYAYIVAEQHIIAGGTSEQLRDNDDLRVKQFLEGLADGPVPFHYPANDYKLDLSRGIK
- the mlaE gene encoding lipid asymmetry maintenance ABC transporter permease subunit MlaE encodes the protein MSNLLAKMGQWFINVIAMIGRSGIMLFGALIGQPQFKKQFPLLVKQFYFVGVQSLSIIIVSGLFIGMVLALQGYFILTTFGAEASLGMLVALALLRELGPVVAGLLFAGRAGSALTAEIGLMKATEQLSSMEMMAVDPLRRIIAPRFWAGFFSMPFLTAIFVAVGIIGGVLVGVDWKGIDAGFFWSSIQSNVDWWHDLGNCFVKSFAFAIASTWIALFNGYDCVPTSEGISRATTNTVVYSSLVILGLDFILTALMFSN
- the mlaD gene encoding outer membrane lipid asymmetry maintenance protein MlaD yields the protein MSRKVEITVGLFMVLVIVSVLFLCFRVTDPTSFVSHNSYRVYAQFDNIGGLKVRSPIKIGGVVIGRVSDISLKTTNNEDYKPWVTMDLDTQYNKIPKLSSLSIKTSGLLGEQFIDINFGLDQSTEHDIDALDAPTSSSNTDSLNQGDNHPYLKDGSIIYNTKPAVVIEDLIGQFLYSAGGSSDKDKKQDSNDNKE
- the mlaC gene encoding phospholipid-binding protein MlaC: MLTKFKQTFFLVLTLMISATAFANDPYQDMQVAADKIFNTMKAEASTLKSDPNKLKDIVRTDLLPYVQVKYAGALILGNAYKSATDAQRTAYFNAFENYLVQAFAQALSMYNGQTYQVEKSKDLGDKSLVSIRILLNQPDKNQQPIRIDFQWRKNTVTGEWKAYDLTAEGVSMVTTKQNEWATVLRQKGIDELTKQLNDLSNRNIDPNAK
- a CDS encoding STAS domain-containing protein; this translates as MSRIKTDKQQDVLYLQGELDVHSLNDLWTTQSSILNGVKYINLGELTRVDSSGLATLVYFCIKYCVKLKNINPQLQTLITLYDLQHVIDD
- a CDS encoding BolA family protein, producing the protein MDKQEIINKLKSSLELDDIHVMTDDGSHFQVIAVGELFADLSRVKKQQAIYGPLAEFINDNRIHALSIKTYTPTEWQRERKLMGL
- the prlC gene encoding oligopeptidase A; translation: MTNPLLTNAPLPLFSKIRPEHVLPAIQEALKNSRNTIETVLKQNSQYTWENLIQPIDEVDEKFSRAWSPVSHLNSVKNSPELREAYEACLPLLSEFSTWVGQHKPLYQAYKQLKESEQYDKLTKAKKKVINNALRDFELSGIGLPDEKQKRYGEIVAKLSELSSTYSNNVLDATMGWSKLITDVKSLSGLPDSALAAAQEQAKAKGEEGWLLTLDIPSYLPVMTYCDNRDLRFELYQAYNTRASDQGPNAGKWDNTQIIKQILKLRDELAQLLGFNTYADQSLATKMANSTTQVMEFLTDLATKARPQGEKELAQLKRYAYEFFGASDIQPWDIAYYSEKQKQHLYTINDEELRPYFPEQRVISGLFEVVHRIFGITAKERKGVDVWDSEVKFYDLYTANGELKGSFYLDLYAREHKRGGAWMDDCIGRMHFADGHTQNPVAYLTCNFNRPIGDKPALFTHDEVTTLFHEFGHGLHHMLTEIEVPGVAGINGVPWDAVELPSQFLENWCWEPEALAFISGHYQTGEPLPKEMLDKMLDAKNYQAALFILRQLEFGLFDFTLHCQKDPDILETLKKVRQQVAVVPTVEWGRFPHAFSHIFAGGYAAGYYSYLWAEVLSADAFSRFEEEGIFNTNTGNAFLDNILSQGGSDEPMTLFKNFRGREPQLEALLRHYGIK
- a CDS encoding class I SAM-dependent methyltransferase translates to MELSNTDTAQLKLFAEQWLATHTDLPFIIVNQNNQLELQKNDEPKLGSICVNFLSGAMAHRRQFGGGRGEAIAKAVGVKGEYLPTVVDATAGLGRDAFVLAAIGCHVTMFERHPVVAALLEDGLRRAYLDENMGAWLQQHLRLIYHSSIDGLCTYTQTPDVVYLDPMFPHRTKSALVKKEMRIFQQLVGSDDDSDSLLEPARQLANKRVVVKRPSYAPFLANQKPTAEIKTKNHRFDIYTPLK
- the rsuA gene encoding 16S rRNA pseudouridine(516) synthase RsuA, producing MRLDKFLAHHLGISRTIVNKELKAKKVTVDGEIIKSGAYQLSPEQIVEYDGYEITPVTNNRYFMLNKPQGYVCSTEDPDHPTILYFIDEPMPEKLHAAGRLDLDTTGLVLLTDDGKWSHRITSPKHHCEKIYLVTVEHPLTADLIEIFNNGIQLKSEKSLTKPAKLNIIDDFHAELTISEGRYHQVKRMFAAVDNHVVALHRKQIGNIKVDIPEGEYRPLTQDEINSFNQN